A DNA window from Malus domestica chromosome 12, GDT2T_hap1 contains the following coding sequences:
- the LOC103449704 gene encoding late embryogenesis abundant protein 46, protein MQSGKNAMKEAAANVAASAMSGMEKTKATVQEKVEKMKSSDPVEKDMAARKKEERIVEAEVNKHEAMEQNAAARRDVAVATGYTATGAGTGTHTYSTTGAAGQPTGTHQMSALPGHGTGQPAGQVTEGVAEAHPIGTNTGTGRTTAHNTNVGGNATKYGTGGTYS, encoded by the exons atgCAGAGTGGGAAGAACGCAATGAAAGAAGCAGCTGCTAACGTAGCAGCCTCTGCCATGTCTGGCATGGAAAAGACCAAAGCCACCGTGCAAGAaaag GTGGAGAAGATGAAGTCCAGTGACCCAGTTGAAAAGGACATGGCGGCCcgaaagaaagaggagagaataGTCGAGGCCGAGGTCAACAAGCATGAAGCGATGGAGCAAAACGCGGCGGCTAGGCGGGATGTGGCAGTGGCTACCGGCTATACTGCGACCGGTGCTGGCACTGGGACCCACACGTATTCCACGACTGGGGCCGCAGGGCAGCCGACTGGAACTCACCAGATGTCCGCACTTCCCGGTCACGGCACCGGGCAGCCCGCTGGCCAAGTGACGGAGGGTGTGGCGGAGGCGCACCCTATTGGGACCAACACGGGTACGGGTCGGACAACAGCCCATAATACTAATGTAGGTGGGAATGCGACCAAGTACGGGACCGGTGGGACCTACAGTTGA